Within Salarias fasciatus chromosome 15, fSalaFa1.1, whole genome shotgun sequence, the genomic segment GCAGCAAGCGGCCGCTTTGGCCGGACGACCTGGCCGTCTTGGGGTCGGCCGAGGGCACCCGCAGCCTCCGGCGGCGGCGCAAAGTCAAGCGCATGGCCGTAGACCCGCCGGCGGAGCCGGAGCCGCCCTGCTCCACCATGCTGGGGCCGCCGCCCGTCCCCAAAGCTCGCATCGGAGGCAGGCCGCACAGGCTGGGCGCAGGGGAGAGCAGGGTCGCCATGGAGCTGTGCGGCGGCGGCCTGGTGGGCTCGGGAGGAGGGAAGAACAGGGTGAAAAAGAGGAAGCTGGCGACCCACAGGCTGGGACTGGAGGCCGCAGACGaaggggtggtggtggagagCGAGGACCCCATCTCTTCACCCACAGAAGGCTCAAAGGACAagatggagctggaggagcagaagggcTCGGATGAGGACATGAGTGACAGGTGGTTAGTGTTTTGACTTTCTTCTTATTTCCTGTGATTCAAGACGTTTGCAGCTCGTCTgcgttgagtgtgtgtgtctgtgcacatcTGCAATGTAGCAGGTAAGGCAGACTTGCCTGTAGAGGGAAGTTtctcagttgtgtttttttccagacagtTGAGCTCAAATGCACCAAAATCTAACAGAAAATGCAGTGGGCTTTACAGTTCATCCATAAACCTTCTGTTGTGCCTCAtccagctgatcccagctgactggatGAAGACACCCTGACAggacacacaaccacacatcCTGACTAATTAGAGCCAACAATCCACCTTAATAACATGTATATTGGCTGCGTGAAGGAAGCTCACAAGCTGTGAATCTGATTCATCACTATTGTCTGCAAATATTGTGATTTGAGTTACATTTTTATATCTGGcagctgtgtttattttatttttttttttttggcagataTTTATTGTACCTGCTCTTTTATTTTGTGAGGATGAAGTTTAGTTAGTTCCCACATTTGATTAAAAggcttcctgctctcctcccgtTGGAGGTGTGAATTGGTGTGAGGCTCCGGGGTTGTTCCTGGTGGAGGAAGTTTCAGTGGGCAGAGATGTCTCAGCTTCTTTGTTCCCCttaaatttgcaaaaaaaaaaacagaaatgcccatattttatgttttcattgcCCAATTAATTTTGCCAACTTTTACCAAGctcactctctttctcctctcctcagtgAGACCAGCAGTGTGAGCAACAGCAGTGACGGAGGCCTTTATACCAATGATGAAGGGAGACAAGGTACACCTTCAAACATTTTACCAACACTGTTCGCATGTAGCTACGTGTTTATTCATCTGTAGACACAATAATCACTGTGACACTTTTGCCCACCATCTCCTTTCAGGCGACGACGAACAGAGCGACTGGTTCTACGAGGGCGAGCCGGGTTCCGGTTCGGCTCCGGGCGGCGCGTGCGGGATAGCCGGAGTGGTTCCGTGGTGGGAGCGGGAGACGGGGTCGGATGAGCTGGATCTGACTGACCCGGTCTTCAACAGCATCCTCACAGGGTCCTTCCCGCTCATGAGCCCCGGGCAACAGAGAGGTATGGAACCATCGCACAGGCTGGAGAGTGAGGATTTGGCTCACTTTCAGAAAGTTTGAGGCTGTAAAGATGTTTGAAttgcattgttgttgttgcagtcTCACCTGTGACCAGTAGGGGGCAAAAGGTTCACACAGACATGTAGATACTCAGTTTGTAGCAATAAAGTTAttgaaaatgggggaaaaaatcacCTATTTTGGAGTCACATGCAACTCTGAGTGAAAATTATACCATGTAAACAAGTTTTGCAGGGCTGTGAGACTtccttgaaataaaaacaaagacggCAGGTCTTCCCCAGTTGTACCTGGATACAGTTATAACGGGTAATACAAAATTCTtaatgtggaaaacaaaaaagtgcatTATGCCGCAAAATTAAAATCTCAGACAAAAGTGAAAATCTCAATCTTTTACAAATAACTACTGCGCGTTAACGTTACAGTTTACTTGCTTTGCCTTTGTGGTCTTAAAATCAGACTGAATTGACaggttgcactttttttttctatagttGAGTTAATTCTATTAGGATGCATCAACTGAACTATTTCTAACCATTTTGCTTTTATGCTTATTTAATTtttgcttttaagaaaataaaaacatccagtATCTCAAAGTATTAgcatcagatgtttttttttttttttttaatttattttgatgatgaccattaaaatatatatcaaaGCACACAGTTTGTCTTAAACGGGTTCAAATAAGCCGCCTGTGTTTCTGAAGCGATGCCGATGGGCCTAATGCGAGCGCCTCACTAATCCTCCGCTGTGTCCTTCAGGGTTCCACGCCAGGTTGAATCGCCTCCATGCAAACCAGCAGGGGTCGGACACGGGGCTGCAGGGAAGCTCCGCTCAGGGCTTCAGCGAGAGACTTGGCAGATCAGCACAAGACTCGCACGAGTTAGTTCTTCTTTCTGTCTCAACTTTTGATGAAAATAGATTgtactgtctgtttttttttattctgctctATTATGCAGCACTTTGAACTGTAAAGTATTTTGTATtgtgaatacaaaaaaaaaaagtcagacaaTGAGTTACAGTTTTGATCTGAAATCAATTCGTCTTTTGTAGTTAGTAAAATTTGGTTGAATGAAGCaaaaactttattaaatgaGCAATAACTCAAGATACAAACAAATCGAATGGCAGCACAGATCAGTGTTCATTATTCCTCTTATTGGACGGTGGATCAAACGGAGTCACTCGGTGGGTTTTAGCAGCGATATTGATTGAGTGCTTCCGTGATTGTTCCAGGTTTTGGTAGAGTGGAGACTAATCAATTAAAAGTATTAAACCCTGGCAATGTTTCTGCAGTCCAAATGTACCTGAGGTCTCTCAGAAGTCAATAAAAGTTCTTGGGTTTCTGCAGAAGTTTGAGTGGTGGAACAACACTTCGCTTCCAGTGAGAGATGATGATTAAAAGctgttcacttcctgtctttggAGCAATGCCACGCAGCATTTTAATTCCGCTCTCTTCCCCGGCAGGCCTTGGTTCAGCCCGAGCTCCAGGAGGGAACACGGACAGGTGAGAAATCCCCCCCGAGGTTTGaattgatgttgtttttttttttgctgaaagacaaactgaagtTAGGATTTTTCTCGTCCCCGTCTTCGTCTCAGCTGCACTGGGATCCGCGGACAGACCGAGGGCATCGGAGGAGCTGCTCGGTGAAAACGGCCAGCAGGTGAGGACCGAACGCTCTTCCGACTGAACAGAGTTCCATCGTGTTGTCTGAGCCGCTGCtgacgccgccgccgtgttGTTGTGTCGTCTGGTCGCCGCCGCAGACAGACCAGCGGGCATCTTGGCTCTCTGTGCACCGGGGACGTCAAGCGGAGGCGGAAAGCAGCGCCCCTCGGTTCCACTGCACCCTCAGGTACTGGACACACACCTCGCCACACCTAACACACCATCTGCCGCTTTTCACCAAGCGCCtcttttgctgtatttttggCTCTTCGCTGTTTCCCCTCCCCCGCTCGGCCGCTCCGCTCCACACCTCCTGGAGAACAGGGTACAGGAGCAGGCGATCAGGTCTGTGTTAACCCGGGGTCTCTCTCCCTCAGGGGTGGTCGGGGAAAGCGCGCCTCCCATCCCCGAGAGCAACCTGGGCAGCCGCATGCTGCAGAGCATGGGCTGGAGCCCCGGCATGGGCCTGGGCCCCGACGGCAGGGGCATCACGGAGCCCATCCGGACCTCCCAGAGGCCAAAGGGCACGGGTCTAGGCTTCAACTGAAGCGGCCGCGGCCAGGACTCTGAACCCGCCGCGGGTTCCGGATGAGACGCCCCCCAAAAAGGAGCAGCGCCGACGGAAATCCTCCGGAATAATCTGAGCATGTGGGACGGCCAGGGAGCGAGGCTCGTCATGGCAACCGAGTCTGTGGCGGAAGGAAAACTTTTCCATATTGGGGAAAACTGCAAGACGCTGAGGATTTCcacacaggggaaaaaaaaaaagaaaagaaaaaagactttCTGCAAACACGTGGTCTCCAGAACCTCCACGTTGGAGGAGATATTCAGTCCCCTCTCTTACCTCAGACGTCAGAGAACCGGCTCCCGGTTCCTGTTTCACCAAACAGGATTTTCTTCAACATTGCACAAGACTGTTTTTGAATGAAAGGTTTCAGTAGGTCAGACTTGAAGAATGGTTTTAGGTTCCTTTAATGTGATGCAGTTAGAAGACACTGTATTTAAAGTGAgcggacgttttttttttttttttttcccccattttatTGTTTCTCGGAAGGATTCGTACCATCGCAACGTTTTATCTCTCCAAAAAGTTCATTCATAAAAACTAAAGCTGTCTTGATTTAACGCTGTAACTCATATATGTGCAGCCGCGGCTGCTCCTGCCGGTCGCTGCTCATGTTTACTATGGAAACACACCAGAGCAGCTCTGGTTTTTCCAGTTTTATCCTGCATCATTACAGTTTATCCAGCTGTAACCAGGCTCCGCGTCTGGAAATGAATTGTGCtcacaacacattttaaactcCCGTAGTGCTACAGTGTCACGCAGGATGAAAGGGGAGTCACAcgttacttttcttttttcattcactgtattttgttaacagattttaaaaaaaagttattttgtaaGTATTCCCTCTTTACAGCATTTTGGTCACATCTGATTAAAACTTTAACGCAACACTGTCTCTGCTGCTTGATGTCTTTGATAAGAACAATGAGTCTGATCTGCTCTTCACCTTGAACACACGTTTCTGTGCTGTTGGAGAAACCGACAAACGGGAAATtgtcacagagagaacatgcaaactccacacagaaggtcAAGACTCAAACTGATGACATTCTAGCAGTGAGGTGAGGGTGCAGCCCACTACACCACCGTGTTCGCAGAAGTCCTGGTGCAGAGCGCCGCTGTGGAGAACTCTGTTAGTCTTTCTTATTTTTCACAGTTTGTGGTCACCGCGCCGGAGCAGCTGCAAAATGAACCTGTCAAAGCACATTGGAAGTTCAGCGTGAAGAGAGCCAGTTTGACTCCGAGCCTCTCCAGCTGATCACGCTGACAGCCgtcaagcagacacacacacacacacacacacacacacacacacactggcagaaCTTTCTTGTCATTTCTTCACCGCTGCTCACAGGAACGCGCCTCCTAAATATCTCCAACTCCATCCGCACATGCATCCCATTCACATGCTGACTCAACATCCCTGAAATATGATGCTCACTCAACCCCCGCCcccgacacacactctcacacacacacacacacacacacacacacacacacaccctctctccCCACATCAAGACTGCAATAGAAATTCTTCCTCTGTATCTATGGGAATACAGGAGCGCTCCcgtgtcctccaccctcccttcTCCTCACCACCTCCCTCTGCATATAAGGGAGTGCTGGCTGTGTCCTCCatcccacccctccacccccccccacccctccaacCCCACACAcctcaccacctcctcctcctcctcctcctcctctctgagacACACTTTCTGTCTGACACACTCTCCCaggactccccccccccactgtgagCGAGCGAGACAGGCAGGTGAGTAAACTCAGCTCTGGATCAGAGTGAGATCCTGAGAggagagacagtgtgtgtgtttatgaattTGTGTctgttaagtgtgtgtgtgtgtatgtgtgtgtgtgtgtgtgtgcgtgctgctgCATCACTGAGCTACAGAGACCGGAGGCGAGGAGAGCTGGAGCGTTTGTCCttgagactgactgactgactgcagctGTAGAGCGGAGGACCGGCCAGCCGCTGGATGAAGCTGACAGTGAGTACAGAGCCGAGGCGCCAGGACCGgtgagcagggggggggggagtcgcACCGGGCGGCTTTAAACTGCAGAAAATGGACtggtgtgcttttttttttattatgctcTGTCTGCTCAGAAACAGTCCGGCGTGGGGTTTGAGTGGTAgcacatgtatgtgtgtgtgtgtgtgtgggggggtggggggtatatgtgtgtgtttctgaccaGGTAGAGGTTTTACACTGATCTCAGGTGAACTCGTCGCTCCAGCGTTTCATGGGCTCTTGTTAATACTTTGCTGATGGGACTTTGCCAGCAGTTGAGGGATTGTTAGTTTGTCTGCAGCAGCACCCACTgtttctttcagtgtgtgtgtgtgtgagcacattATCAAGAAAGATGTCAGTAAACAGAACATTACTGTCCAGCtgtcgcctcctcctcctcctctcctctttctctccctcctcactgctcctgtTGACAGATCGATAGTTATGCATCTATAATTGGAAGTCATCCTTTATGGCGACCCTCCAAAGCGAGTCATTATCATGTGTAATCTtgcagaaaattacattttgactGGTGTACCTTGGCGTGGCCAGGAATCGGCGGACTGCGCCAAGGCGATGACCGGACGGTTAGGGGCAGAGgcgagcgaggggggggggtcaccgCAAGACCACCCGGCTCCCGAAAACCCCACTGAGTGGCTCAGGATGAAGACGGAGGGAGGATGGTGTCATTTTTAATCCTCAAAGCTGAAAAATCCCAGAAGTGGCCCACCGCAGGATGATGAAGGACAGAatggagaacaaaaaaacaaaaaaacagagggaAGAATAGAGGATttgagagatgaggaggaaataAGCAGGGACAGGTATTGGCGTTAGATGTCTGAGGTGCGAGACGGTGTGGCGAGATGAGACCGGCTCACCTGTGGAGCGGCTGACGGGATGTGCCGGCCTGcgtcggagggggggggggtgaagataCAGCTGGAGGGTGAATGCATGTAGTAAAATCCAGCATGACAGGAGAGCTCTttttgtacgtgtgtgtgtgtgtgtgtgtgtgtgtgtgtgtgtgtgtgtgtctgtgtgtgtgtttgtgtgtgtgttttgtgttgatgtgtttATTGTAGACATGCTGACACCGAGCCAGAGGGCTGAATTTACCACCTGTGGAGATAGAAGTGATATGATGGGATCGGCTGCACGCTGTGAGTCTGTGGGTATGTGAACGTGTCCGTGATAGTTCCTGACATCAgcagtaggtgtgtgtgtgtgtatgtgtgtgtgtgtgtgtgtgtgtgtgtgatgctgacGTCCAGGATTCAGTGGTGCGttgcgcctgcatgagacgggCCTGGGAACCAGACGTGCACCTGTAGACGTCACATATCAACACGTGAAAAAGCAAACTTTCCTGTTTTTTG encodes:
- the gpatch2 gene encoding G patch domain-containing protein 2 isoform X1 → MFRAANLKTIGKAGTGWHFRRTMDELVHDLVSALEESSEQAARGGFGDGGDHALAVGCLLKRQARKRRGRKRRSDNPHPPWETGHLSEGSESSVEEHKDYRASTGGVSAANSHARDNSDSDEQLGPKRRTPHTADIGRSKRPLWPDDLAVLGSAEGTRSLRRRRKVKRMAVDPPAEPEPPCSTMLGPPPVPKARIGGRPHRLGAGESRVAMELCGGGLVGSGGGKNRVKKRKLATHRLGLEAADEGVVVESEDPISSPTEGSKDKMELEEQKGSDEDMSDRCETSSVSNSSDGGLYTNDEGRQGDDEQSDWFYEGEPGSGSAPGGACGIAGVVPWWERETGSDELDLTDPVFNSILTGSFPLMSPGQQRGFHARLNRLHANQQGSDTGLQGSSAQGFSERLGRSAQDSHEPWFSPSSRREHGQLHWDPRTDRGHRRSCSVKTASRQTSGHLGSLCTGDVKRRRKAAPLGSTAPSGVVGESAPPIPESNLGSRMLQSMGWSPGMGLGPDGRGITEPIRTSQRPKGTGLGFN
- the gpatch2 gene encoding G patch domain-containing protein 2 isoform X2, translated to MFRAANLKTIGKAGTGWHFRRTMDELVHDLVSALEESSEQAARGGFGDGGDHALAVGCLLKRQARKRRGRKRRSDNPHPPWETGHLSEGSESSVEEHKDYRASTGGVSAANSHARDNSDSDEQLGPKRRTPHTADIGRSKRPLWPDDLAVLGSAEGTRSLRRRRKVKRMAVDPPAEPEPPCSTMLGPPPVPKARIGGRPHRLGAGESRVAMELCGGGLVGSGGGKNRVKKRKLATHRLGLEAADEGVVVESEDPISSPTEGSKDKMELEEQKGSDEDMSDSETSSVSNSSDGGLYTNDEGRQGDDEQSDWFYEGEPGSGSAPGGACGIAGVVPWWERETGSDELDLTDPVFNSILTGSFPLMSPGQQRGFHARLNRLHANQQGSDTGLQGSSAQGFSERLGRSAQDSHEPWFSPSSRREHGQLHWDPRTDRGHRRSCSVKTASRQTSGHLGSLCTGDVKRRRKAAPLGSTAPSGVVGESAPPIPESNLGSRMLQSMGWSPGMGLGPDGRGITEPIRTSQRPKGTGLGFN